The genomic interval AAACGCACCCAGGGCGGTACCCCTGAGCAACACGCTGAAGCCGGTCGTCAAAGCCACAAAAACGACGGCAACAAACAATCCGGTTCGGGCTCGGGTTCGCGTTCGGGCGGCAATTCCGGCACGCGCGGCGGCTCCCCGGAGCAGCACGCAGAAGCCGGCCGTCAAAGCCACAAGAACGACAAGCGTTAATTTCCTTTCAGTCGTCGCATGACGCGACGGTGAAAAGAATCAGCCCGGCGCATATTGCGTCCGGGCTTTTTTGTTTTTGGTAAATAGTAAAAGCCGAACAGGCCGGACATATTGATGGGCTTACTCAATTGCTCATCAATAAATATGGAAATGCGCTGTCGGGATAATCCGACATAATTTCAGCCCAATGCATGCAAAGGATATTTGCACCTGCATGGCATTTGGCAAATAGTATATGCATGGATTACTTCCATTGCGGAGCAAAGCGGCATGAAAAAAGCCGCAGAGAGGTGACGCACCGCTGGACGGGTGCGTGCCTGTCTGCGGCCCTGGCCGCCCTGCCGCTGCCGTTTCGTCAGATATTGCGCAGGACAGCCCCTTTCGGCGGCGCGAAGTCGACGATGTCATTGATCATGCCGGCGATCTTGGCGTCGCGGGAATTGAGGTGCAGGTCGGAATACTGGTGGATGCCCCACTGCTCGGGCGTCAGTTCGATATGCTTGCGCAGGATCGATTCCGTGCGTGCGTCGTCCGCGCGCAGGCCCTCGACGATGATGTTGAGCGCATCGGGACGCGAACCCGGCGAGGCCGTCGCGTGCGACTTGTGCACCATGAAGCGGGCCGTTTCGCTGGCATAGCGGCGCGTTCCCGCCAGGTACATGATGACGGCAATC from Massilia sp. Se16.2.3 carries:
- a CDS encoding ATP-dependent Clp protease proteolytic subunit, whose product is MSEEQTKQSKEAWFTLSGDVNSDMVHRVFEAASHMSEDGIETAHVLVQSNGGYVSDGLCLYNFMSKSPIEFVMYNGGAVASIAVIMYLAGTRRYASETARFMVHKSHATASPGSRPDALNIIVEGLRADDARTESILRKHIELTPEQWGIHQYSDLHLNSRDAKIAGMINDIVDFAPPKGAVLRNI